A single Pieris rapae chromosome 2, ilPieRapa1.1, whole genome shotgun sequence DNA region contains:
- the LOC110999471 gene encoding putative methyltransferase C9orf114, translated as MSLPQAATKPPGKSWRDINQERKALKRQRNEEKIVKREKKMLVEKELEEKFKEECEKEKKYAEISTVSIAIPGSILENAQSAELRTYLAGQIARAACVFSVDEVIVFDDIGDKLNTKKSKLEDGDGVIVARKSCVQLARILQYLECPQYLRKHFFPIHKDLEFAGLLNPLDAPHHLRMSNDFKFREGITMNKKVKPGKGSQVNVGLLKDVSTDKLLNPGIRVTVKMLPTSEGSKKLKGKIVSLATPRAETGVYWGYTVRIANNLSQVFTQCPYKDGYDLTVGTSDKGNSIDDIPDKAVTFNHALIVFGGLHGIEAALESDEQLQVNDASLLFNHYVNVLPNQGSRTIRTEEAILIALTSLKAKLKPNNAPMVFKEGGIATSSIYSMQKNYNSAVADNNVDLSKFD; from the exons atgtcATTACCGCAAGCAGCAACTAAACCACCAGGTAAAAGTTGGCGCGATATAAATCAAGAGAGAAAAGCCTTGAAACGGCAACGAAATGAAGagaaaattgtaaaacgtgaaaaaaaaatgttagtaGAGAAAGAACttgaagaaaaattcaaagaagAATGTGAAAAGGAAAAGAAGTATGCTGAGATTTCTACGGTCAGCATCGCCATACCGGGTTCAATTCTAGAGAACGCTCAATCAGCAGAACTACGAACGTATTTAGCAGGCCAAATTGCCCGAGCTGCCTGTGTTTTTTCTGTCGATGAGGTGATCGTATTCGATGATATAGgcgataaattaaatacaaaaaagtcaAAGTTAGAAGATGGTGATGGAGTTATAGTTGCGCGAAAGAGTTGTGTGCAGTTAGCTAGAATTTTACAGTACTTAGAATGTCCACAATATTTAAGAAAGCATTTCTTTCCAATCCATAAAGATTTAGAGTTTGCAGGTCTTTTAAACCCTTTGGATGCCCCTCATCATTTACGAATGTCTAATGACTTCAAATTCAG GGAAGGAATAACAATGAACAAAAAGGTTAAGCCAGGAAAAGGTTCCCAAGTCAATGTAGGACTGCTGAAAGATGTCTCAACTGATAAACTTTTAAACCCAGGTATTAGAGTAACAGTTAAAATGTTACCTACTTCTGAAGgtagtaagaaattaaaaggaaaaattGTAAGTCTGGCTACACCTCGGGCGGAAACTGGTGTATACTGGGGCTATACTGTAAGGATAGCTAATAACCTCAGTCAAGTGTTTACACAGTGCCCATATAAAGATGG atatgaCCTTACTGTGGGAACTTCAGACAAAGGAAATTCTATAGATGACATACCAGATAAGGCAGTCACTTTCAACCATGCCCTAATTGTTTTTGGTGGCTTACATGGCATAGAAGCAGCACTTGAAAGTGATGAACAATTACAAGTTAATGATGCTAGCCTACTCTTTAATCATTATGTCAATGTTTTACCTAATCAAGGCTCTAGAACCATTCGAACAGAAGAAGCTATATTGATAGCACTCACTAGCCTTAAAGCCAAATTAAAACCTAACAATGCTCCTATGGTTTTTAAAGAGGGTGGTATAGCAACTAGTTCAATTTATTCAATgcagaaaaattataattctgcTGTTGCAGATAACAATGTAGATTTAagcaaatttgattaa
- the LOC110999474 gene encoding ribulose-phosphate 3-epimerase has protein sequence MAKHLKALIGPSILNSDLSRLYEESQKLLDNGADYLHLDVMDGHFVPNLTFGHPVVKCLRSKIKDAFFETHMMVANPEQWISPMADAGVNQYTFHIEPVDDVERVCRKIKESGMKVGLAIKPGTPVSDVEKYISMSDMVLIMTVEPGFGGQKFMEDQMIKVRHLREHYPQLNIEVDGGVGLATIGCCANAGANMIVSGTAVIGAQDQAATIKQLRDTVQQAISQ, from the exons ATggcaaaacatttaaaagctttaattGGACCATCTATTCTTAATTCCGATTTATCAAGACTCTACGAAGAATCTCAGAAACTTTTAGATAATGGAGCTGATTACTTGCATTTGGATGTAATGGATGGCCATTTTGTTCCTAATCTAACCTTCGGTCACCCAGTAGTGAAGTGTCTTAgaagtaaaattaaagatgCCTTTTTTGAAACCCATATGATGGTGGCTAATCCTGAACAG TGGATTTCCCCAATGGCAGATGCTGGTGTGAACCAGTATACCTTTCACATTGAACCAGTGGATGATGTTGAAAGagtttgtagaaaaataaaagaaagtggAATGAAG GTTGGCCTTGCAATTAAACCTGGTACTCCTGTGTCAGATgttgaaaaatacatttcaatgtCAGATATGGTGTTAATAATGACAGTAGAGCCAGGGTTTGGTGGACAGAAGTTCATGGAAGATCAGATGATAAAGGTTCGGCATTTAAGGGAGCATTATCCACAGTTAAATATTGAAGTGGATGGTGGTGTAGGTCTTGCCACTATTGGGTGCTGTGCTAAT gCAGGAGCAAATATGATAGTCTCTGGAACAGCTGTGATAGGTGCTCAAGATCAAGCTGCCACTATCAAACAACTTAGGGATACAGTACAACAAGCAATctcacaataa